A single Cyclopterus lumpus isolate fCycLum1 chromosome 3, fCycLum1.pri, whole genome shotgun sequence DNA region contains:
- the mis12 gene encoding protein MIS12 homolog isoform X2: METDVRGEVDEEADRMPPSTLKLYETQFFGFTPHTCMLRVYSAFQESLCDILLVVEQVCVRQLSKGESAEAEELLRSRARECSRKLQQFLEERFKQLSERMDALLADRCLSVPPNVLLPEDQLHKSYPQHIQEVLRRESSIADLQRAYEAEVCARQALLAELEEQREVQKQLDGILTWVKELQAAWVKEGNGSFHDSFRLVMESVKKLQDAVGEVCNKAPH; the protein is encoded by the exons ATGGAGACTGATGTCCGCGGAGAGGTCGATGAAGAGGCGGACAGGATGCCTCCGTCGACTTTAAAGTTGTACGAGACACAGTTTTTCGGCTTCACCCCGCATACATGTATGCTGCGGGTCTACAGCGCCTTCCAGGAAAGCCTGTGCGACATTTTACTCGTCGTTGAGCAGGTGTGCGTGAGGCAGCTGAGCAAAGGCGAGTCGGCCGAGGCGGAGGAGCTCCTCCGGTCCCGGGCCAGGGAGTGCAGCCGGAAGCTGCAGCAATTCCTGGAGGAGCGGTTCAAGCAGCTATCCGAGCGGATGGACGCGCTGCTGGCCGACCGCTGCCTCTCCGTGCCGCCGAATGTCCTCCTGCCGGAGGACCAGTTACACAAGAGCTACCCCCAACACATTCAG GAGGTGCTGAGGCGAGAGTCGTCCATTGCTGACCTCCAGAGAGCCTACGAAGCAGAAGTATGTGCCAGGCAAGCCCTGCTAGCTGAgttggaggagcagagagaggtgCAGAAACAGCTGGATGGGATTCTGACATGGGTCAAAGAGCTCCAGGCGGCCTGGGTGAAGGAAGGTAACGGCAGCTTCCATGACAGTTTCCGGCTAGTGATGGAGTCCGTTAAGAAGCTGCAGGATGCTGTCGGGGAGGTCTGCAACAAGGCGCCTCATTAA
- the rhoua gene encoding ras homolog family member Ua gives MSPSSPCQMPLRGDGGYKSAPGSPAPPVPPRRVRGCGRTRRSGAGAAGAGAAERRVKCVLVGDGAVGKTSLVVSYTTNGYPTEYVPTAFDNFSAVVSVDGQPVKLQLCDTAGQDEFDKLRPLCYTSADVFLLCFSVVSPASFQNVPEKWVSEIRRHAPFAPLVLVGTQCDLREDVKVLIDLAKYRERPVDPADARDCAMDIGAVSYMECSSLTQKNLKEVFDTAILASLQNYSSHKHPRGKQKRRKKQRQKPDKMKSLSKSWWKRYCCVA, from the exons ATGTCCCCCTCCTCTCCGTGCCAGATGCCTCTGCGGGGCGACGGAGGCTACAAGTCGGCCCCGGGGTCCCCCGCGCCGCCCGTCCCACCGAGGAGGGTCAGGGGCTGCGGCAGGACGCGGCGGTCCGGAGCAGGGGCAGCGGGGGCCGGAGCAGCGGAGAGGCGGGTGAAGTGCGTGCTGGTTGGAGACGGAGCTGTGGGGAAAACCAGCCTGGTGGTGAGCTACACCACCAACGGATATCCCACCGAGTACGTCCCCACGGCGTTTGACAACTTCTCAG cggTGGTATCAGTGGACGGTCAGCCAGTCAAACTACAACTCTGTGACACAGCCGGACAG GATGAGTTTGACAAGCTGCGGCCTCTGTGCTACACCAGTGCGGATGTGTTCCTGCTGTGCTTCAGCGTCGTCAGTCCCGCTTCCTTCCAGAACGTTCCTGAGAAGTGGGTTTCAGAGATCCGAAGACACGCACCCTTCGCTCCGCTCGTCCTCGTTGGGACGCAGTGTGACCTCCGAGAAGACGTCAAG GTTCTTATTGACCTGGCTAAGTACCGGGAGCGACCCGTGGACCCAGCAGATGCCCGTGACTGTGCGATGGATATTGGAGCTGTGTCCTACATGGAGTGCTCTTCCCTGACCCAAAAGAACTTGAAAGAAGTGTTTGACACGGCCATACTGGCCAGCCTGCAGAACTACAGCTCCCATAAGCACCCGAGAGGGAAACAGAAACGGAGAAAAAAGCAAAGGCAGAAACCAGACAAGATGAAGAGTCTGTCCAAGTCATGGTGGAAAAGGTACTGCTGTGTGGCCTAG
- the mis12 gene encoding protein MIS12 homolog isoform X1 translates to METDVRGEVDEEADRMPPSTLKLYETQFFGFTPHTCMLRVYSAFQESLCDILLVVEQVCVRQLSKGESAEAEELLRSRARECSRKLQQFLEERFKQLSERMDALLADRCLSVPPNVLLPEDQLHKSYPQHIQEVLRRESSIADLQRAYEAEVCARQALLAELEEQREVQKQLDGILTWVKELQAAWVKEATLSPSFPIQQTEGGCWQTLPLSTKLLPVSRNPFPVHSYYNITKSIP, encoded by the exons ATGGAGACTGATGTCCGCGGAGAGGTCGATGAAGAGGCGGACAGGATGCCTCCGTCGACTTTAAAGTTGTACGAGACACAGTTTTTCGGCTTCACCCCGCATACATGTATGCTGCGGGTCTACAGCGCCTTCCAGGAAAGCCTGTGCGACATTTTACTCGTCGTTGAGCAGGTGTGCGTGAGGCAGCTGAGCAAAGGCGAGTCGGCCGAGGCGGAGGAGCTCCTCCGGTCCCGGGCCAGGGAGTGCAGCCGGAAGCTGCAGCAATTCCTGGAGGAGCGGTTCAAGCAGCTATCCGAGCGGATGGACGCGCTGCTGGCCGACCGCTGCCTCTCCGTGCCGCCGAATGTCCTCCTGCCGGAGGACCAGTTACACAAGAGCTACCCCCAACACATTCAG GAGGTGCTGAGGCGAGAGTCGTCCATTGCTGACCTCCAGAGAGCCTACGAAGCAGAAGTATGTGCCAGGCAAGCCCTGCTAGCTGAgttggaggagcagagagaggtgCAGAAACAGCTGGATGGGATTCTGACATGGGTCAAAGAGCTCCAGGCGGCCTGGGTGAAGGAAG caaccctctctccttccttcccaaTCCAGCAGACAGAGGGCGGATGCTGGCAAACACTTCCTCTCTCAACGAagttacttcctgtctctcggAATCCATTTCCTGTTCACAGCTACTACAACATCACTAAGAGCATTCCTTAG